AAGTTATGGCAGAAATTAAAATTGAAAAAAAGAAACCTTTATGGCCTTGGATTATAGCAATGGTCTTAATATTTGCAGTTATTTACTTTGTGTTTTTGAGGGATAGTCAGGCACAGAATGACAATAGTGTAGAAATCGAAAACATAATTGGGGCAGATAATGCGACAAATTAAAACGCGGATTTCATGCAAAGAAATCTGGAAAAAGAAAATTCTTAAATATAAATGAATATGGAAAAAGATAGAAACTTATACAGGCTGGATGAACTTCCTGATTATAAAATTGCTTCAGACTATTCTGATGTGCGAGGATGGAAAATAGTTGATGCTGATAACCGCACTATAGGAAAAATTGATAATCTTTGGGTTAATAAAGATATGCAACGTGTTGTTTACCTTGATGTAAATGTGGATAAATCATTAATAGAAGATAGTCGAAATGAGATTCATGATGCCATTGCAAATGACAATGGAAAAGAGTTTGTATATAAAGATGGCGATAGTCATATTATCATACCTATTGGCTCTGTTAATATAAATAAGGATACAAAAATTGTAATGGCTAATAACATAGATTACAATACATTTAGGAGAACAAGCAGATATAACCAACATCATAATTTCGACAGAAACTATGAAAGATCCGTATTTAGATCCTACTATCCTGATGATGTCTCACGTTTTGATTCTGATAGCGATGATGATGCTTTTTACCGACGTAGAGAGTTTGAAAGTCGTTAGATGCTGATATTCAAAATGGAATCCTGAAAAGAAATGTGTTCAATTCTTTTCAGGGTCCTTTTTTAGAAGGTATTTTTAATTAGTGATTGATTGATGAATAA
The Flavobacterium flavigenum genome window above contains:
- a CDS encoding PRC-barrel domain-containing protein; protein product: MEKDRNLYRLDELPDYKIASDYSDVRGWKIVDADNRTIGKIDNLWVNKDMQRVVYLDVNVDKSLIEDSRNEIHDAIANDNGKEFVYKDGDSHIIIPIGSVNINKDTKIVMANNIDYNTFRRTSRYNQHHNFDRNYERSVFRSYYPDDVSRFDSDSDDDAFYRRREFESR